From a region of the Stenotrophomonas sp. BIO128-Bstrain genome:
- a CDS encoding TonB-dependent receptor — MNALSLACAAGILALGCSATALAQVAAENPERDDVHTLGTVTATAQKRVEVVTDIPMSISVISEEQLDRLQVNNMNDLAGLVPGLQITSLGAPGRSTISIRGITPMGNTASTSIYVDDVPLTANGSLSGATSGMFDLLPYDVQNVEVLRGPQGTLYGASALGGVVKYVTKRPDLEYFAGRAGATMRVVDDGGRVGHSERAAVNVPLVKGQLALRASYAEQTSPGWIDNSVLHRRDTNDVYQNAGRLSLLWKASDTVDVLLTAMRQENKGDNFATVALDPVTFKPKLPGYSNEYLFLQPSTIKYDVYGLTVDWDVGWADFTSASSWMKSNSWRLQDQSVEYIPLLGQKPGVGPVMAYAGLDTDIELKKWTQEFRLTSKGDSRLQWQLGAFYTDEDAAYIERGSALSPAFNPVLDLFTASVLTTYKEKALFGNATWKFTDRFDLALGVRHARNDQEFRQTLGGPLGGDGVQRITESSESVTTWSASPRLFLGEDTMAYVRVATGYRAGSPNPILPAAPEVPAQVKSDTLINYEAGLKSHFWDRRALVEVAAFRIDWDDIRLNLLTAQGISYGVNGGEARSQGVEFTGALMPIDGLRLSSSLTYTDAKLTAPIPPARPGGPNQAESGAQLPQVPEWAGSLQADYQFPTSGEWGWSVGGALRYYGERAASVASTQSFDLPSYTTVDLTAEVSSQNTTVRFFVTNLTNKDIYVAAGRTIPAAGAQQYRRWNAVMMQPRTVGVSLDYSF; from the coding sequence ATGAACGCGTTGTCGCTGGCCTGCGCTGCAGGCATCCTGGCCCTGGGCTGCAGCGCCACGGCACTGGCACAGGTCGCCGCCGAGAATCCCGAGCGCGATGACGTGCATACGCTGGGCACGGTCACCGCCACTGCGCAGAAACGCGTGGAAGTGGTGACCGATATCCCGATGTCGATCAGCGTCATCAGTGAAGAGCAGCTCGATCGCCTGCAGGTCAACAACATGAACGACCTGGCCGGTCTGGTCCCCGGCCTGCAGATCACCAGCCTCGGCGCGCCGGGCCGCTCGACGATCTCGATCCGCGGCATCACCCCGATGGGCAACACCGCTTCGACCTCGATCTACGTGGACGATGTACCACTGACCGCCAATGGCTCGCTGTCCGGCGCCACCTCGGGCATGTTCGACCTGCTTCCCTACGATGTGCAGAACGTGGAAGTGCTGCGCGGTCCACAGGGCACGCTGTACGGTGCCAGCGCGTTGGGTGGCGTGGTCAAGTACGTCACCAAGCGGCCGGACCTGGAGTACTTCGCGGGCCGCGCCGGGGCGACGATGCGTGTCGTTGACGATGGTGGCCGGGTGGGTCATTCCGAACGCGCTGCGGTCAACGTGCCGCTGGTGAAGGGTCAGCTGGCCCTGCGCGCCAGCTATGCCGAGCAGACCAGCCCGGGCTGGATCGACAACAGTGTCCTGCATCGCCGCGACACCAACGACGTTTACCAGAACGCCGGCCGCCTCTCGCTGCTGTGGAAAGCCTCGGACACGGTGGACGTGCTGCTCACCGCGATGCGCCAGGAAAACAAGGGCGACAATTTCGCGACGGTCGCACTGGACCCGGTCACATTCAAGCCGAAGCTGCCGGGCTACTCGAACGAGTACCTGTTCCTGCAGCCGAGCACGATCAAGTACGACGTGTACGGCCTGACAGTGGACTGGGACGTGGGCTGGGCCGACTTCACCTCGGCCAGCAGCTGGATGAAATCCAACTCCTGGCGTCTGCAGGACCAGTCGGTCGAGTACATTCCGCTGCTCGGCCAGAAACCCGGCGTGGGCCCGGTCATGGCATACGCCGGCCTGGACACGGATATCGAATTGAAGAAGTGGACCCAGGAATTCCGCCTGACCTCCAAGGGCGACAGCCGCCTGCAATGGCAGCTCGGCGCGTTCTACACCGATGAAGACGCGGCCTACATCGAGCGCGGCAGCGCCTTGAGCCCGGCCTTCAACCCGGTGCTCGATCTGTTCACCGCCTCGGTGCTGACCACCTACAAAGAGAAGGCGCTGTTCGGCAACGCCACCTGGAAATTCACCGACCGCTTCGATCTGGCCCTGGGCGTGCGCCATGCCCGCAACGACCAGGAGTTCCGCCAGACCCTCGGCGGCCCGCTGGGCGGTGACGGGGTGCAGCGGATCACCGAATCCTCCGAGAGCGTGACCACCTGGAGCGCCAGCCCCCGCTTGTTCCTGGGCGAGGACACCATGGCCTACGTGCGCGTAGCCACCGGCTACCGCGCCGGCAGCCCGAACCCCATCCTGCCGGCCGCGCCGGAAGTCCCCGCGCAGGTCAAGTCGGACACGTTGATCAACTACGAAGCCGGCTTGAAGAGCCACTTCTGGGATCGCCGTGCGCTGGTGGAAGTGGCCGCCTTCCGCATCGACTGGGATGACATCCGTCTCAATCTGCTCACGGCCCAGGGCATCTCCTATGGCGTCAATGGCGGCGAAGCACGCAGCCAGGGCGTTGAGTTCACCGGCGCACTGATGCCCATCGATGGGTTGCGCCTGAGCAGCAGCCTGACTTACACCGATGCCAAGCTGACCGCGCCGATTCCGCCGGCGCGCCCGGGCGGCCCCAACCAGGCCGAATCCGGTGCCCAGCTGCCACAGGTGCCCGAGTGGGCCGGCAGCCTGCAGGCCGATTACCAGTTCCCGACGAGCGGCGAATGGGGCTGGAGCGTCGGCGGCGCGCTGCGCTACTACGGCGAGCGTGCGGCATCGGTGGCGTCGACACAGTCCTTTGACCTGCCCAGCTACACCACGGTGGACCTGACCGCCGAAGTCAGCAGCCAGAACACGACCGTGCGCTTCTTCGTCACCAATCTCACCAACAAGGACATCTACGTGGCGGCTGGCAGGACGATTCCTGCGGCCGGTGCGCAGCAGTACCGGCGCTGGAATGCGGTGATGATGCAGCCGCGCACGGTGGGTGTGTCGTTGGACTACAGCTTCTGA
- a CDS encoding alpha/beta hydrolase → MGWSSLERRARRNRGAIRASVRPSREHDMTAVKGWRRFWRWVKWILLGLLALVILLTLVGVVYEALARRNAADAHPLRGELVDIGGRQMHIECRGSGSPTVIFESGLGTGGTLDWTRVHDRIARFTRACAYDRAGIMRSDAKDSPQRASAVADDLHALLKGAGITDPLVLVGHSIGGPYIRTYVGRYGDQVAGLVMVDPSHPDQIARLGSVVSINVHPKKVSLLMHTATALSRTGLVRFLFSRADHGPRPEDEAAEITAFSSASVKGATAEVDGFDRTMDDARAVTSFGDRPVIVLTALKPFKPEELEKMGLTAEEGARFKQEWRTLHAEQAAMSSRGQQQIVSDAGHYIQIDQPDRVVDAVREVVDDVRADARTDKEMK, encoded by the coding sequence ATGGGGTGGTCCTCCCTTGAACGCCGCGCGAGACGGAACCGCGGGGCGATACGCGCTTCAGTACGCCCTTCAAGAGAGCACGACATGACAGCAGTAAAGGGTTGGCGGCGGTTTTGGCGATGGGTGAAGTGGATCCTGCTGGGTCTGTTGGCGCTCGTGATTCTCCTCACCCTGGTGGGCGTCGTGTACGAGGCGCTGGCGCGCCGGAACGCGGCGGACGCGCACCCGCTGCGCGGCGAACTGGTCGACATCGGCGGGCGGCAGATGCATATCGAGTGCCGGGGCAGCGGCTCGCCGACGGTGATCTTCGAATCCGGCCTGGGCACGGGCGGCACGCTCGACTGGACCCGCGTGCACGACCGGATCGCCCGCTTTACCCGTGCCTGCGCCTACGACCGTGCCGGCATCATGCGCAGCGACGCAAAGGATTCCCCGCAGCGTGCATCGGCCGTGGCTGATGATCTGCATGCGTTGTTGAAGGGCGCCGGCATCACCGATCCGCTGGTGCTGGTCGGCCATTCGATCGGCGGGCCCTACATCCGGACCTATGTGGGTCGCTACGGTGATCAGGTCGCCGGGCTGGTGATGGTCGACCCCTCGCATCCAGATCAGATCGCCCGGCTTGGCAGCGTGGTCAGCATCAACGTCCACCCGAAGAAGGTGTCGTTGTTGATGCATACCGCGACGGCACTGTCGCGGACCGGCCTGGTGCGCTTCCTGTTCTCGCGCGCCGATCATGGTCCCCGCCCCGAGGATGAGGCGGCGGAGATCACCGCCTTCTCCAGTGCGTCGGTCAAGGGCGCGACCGCCGAAGTGGATGGTTTCGACCGCACCATGGACGATGCCCGCGCGGTCACCTCGTTTGGCGATCGCCCGGTGATCGTGCTGACCGCGCTGAAGCCGTTCAAGCCCGAGGAGCTGGAAAAGATGGGCCTGACCGCGGAGGAGGGCGCCCGGTTCAAGCAGGAATGGCGCACCTTGCATGCCGAGCAGGCCGCCATGTCCAGCCGCGGGCAGCAACAGATCGTGAGCGACGCCGGCCATTACATCCAGATCGATCAGCCGGATCGGGTGGTGGACGCGGTTCGTGAGGTCGTGGATGACGTGCGTGCAGACGCGCGTACCGACAAGGAGATGAAATGA
- a CDS encoding serine hydrolase — MIRYSSRCSLLALALAASAPVLAAAPPITSADDLGTAVSAQLACAGIFVANRTEADVLRDDVHALAPFTRTVALSVDRKAGTVTASAPGTPTRTALYRPAVGCTLTTGDVPLKALKTQAGRLKPLAPLSARPWPQGDTPVPALQAAAEAKLDRAALDAAVSAAFDEQNVGGYPDTRAIVVVQGGAIVAERYAPGFNQSTRMLGWSATKSIMGTLVGLLVDDGVLKLDEPAPVPEWKGAGDPRGAITLRQLLTMSSGLTFVESYKPGNDSIKMLFEAGDMGALAAALPLEHAPGTFWSYSSGTTNILSRIVFEATGGTLEGMTRFAQTRLFEPAGMRSALIEPDESGVLVGSSYGYATARDWARYGLLHLNHGEAGGKRLLSQQWLDFAVTPTPASPRPSYGAQLWLNRAEAGGEGRKVLQDVATDAFMAMGHNHQIVAVIPSQDAVIVRLGWTPEGQKFDWNKYLSQIAAALAPGAPAAK, encoded by the coding sequence ATGATTCGATACTCCTCCCGCTGCAGCCTTCTGGCCCTGGCGCTCGCCGCCTCCGCGCCGGTGCTGGCGGCCGCACCGCCGATCACCAGCGCGGACGATCTGGGTACCGCGGTCTCGGCGCAGCTTGCGTGCGCCGGCATTTTCGTGGCCAACCGCACCGAAGCCGACGTCCTGCGCGATGACGTGCATGCGCTGGCGCCTTTCACCAGAACGGTCGCGCTGTCGGTGGATCGCAAGGCCGGGACGGTCACCGCCTCCGCGCCCGGCACGCCGACCCGTACCGCGCTGTATCGCCCGGCGGTCGGCTGCACCCTGACCACCGGGGATGTTCCGTTGAAGGCCCTCAAGACGCAGGCGGGGCGGCTCAAACCGCTTGCTCCCTTGTCGGCGCGCCCCTGGCCCCAGGGCGACACGCCCGTGCCGGCGCTGCAGGCGGCGGCTGAAGCGAAACTTGACCGGGCTGCACTCGATGCCGCGGTCAGCGCCGCCTTTGATGAGCAGAACGTCGGCGGCTATCCCGACACGCGGGCGATCGTGGTGGTGCAGGGCGGGGCGATCGTCGCCGAGCGCTATGCGCCCGGCTTCAACCAGAGCACGCGCATGCTGGGCTGGTCGGCGACCAAGAGCATCATGGGCACCCTGGTCGGCCTGTTGGTCGATGACGGCGTGCTCAAGCTGGATGAGCCGGCACCGGTGCCCGAGTGGAAGGGCGCCGGCGACCCGCGCGGCGCGATCACGCTGCGCCAATTGCTGACGATGTCCAGCGGGCTCACCTTCGTGGAGAGTTACAAGCCCGGTAACGACTCGATCAAGATGTTGTTCGAGGCCGGCGACATGGGGGCGCTTGCCGCTGCGTTGCCGCTGGAGCACGCGCCGGGAACCTTCTGGAGCTATTCGTCCGGCACGACCAACATCCTGTCGCGGATCGTCTTCGAGGCGACCGGTGGGACGCTGGAAGGCATGACCCGGTTTGCACAGACGCGGCTGTTCGAGCCCGCAGGGATGCGCAGTGCACTGATCGAGCCGGATGAATCGGGTGTGCTGGTCGGCAGCTCGTACGGGTACGCGACGGCACGCGATTGGGCGCGGTACGGACTGCTGCATCTGAACCACGGCGAGGCGGGCGGCAAGCGGCTGCTGTCGCAGCAATGGCTCGACTTCGCGGTGACACCGACCCCGGCCTCACCGCGGCCCTCGTACGGCGCGCAGCTGTGGTTGAACCGGGCCGAAGCCGGCGGAGAAGGACGCAAGGTGCTGCAGGATGTCGCGACAGATGCCTTCATGGCGATGGGCCATAACCACCAGATCGTGGCCGTGATTCCCTCGCAGGATGCGGTGATCGTGCGCCTGGGCTGGACGCCCGAAGGCCAGAAGTTCGACTGGAACAAGTACCTCTCGCAGATCGCGGCCGCGCTTGCGCCCGGCGCTCCCGCCGCAAAGTAA
- a CDS encoding dipeptide epimerase, protein MARLKLGIAVDALRLAAPFRISSHVFDRRLAVLVTLDDGTHIGRGEATGVYYLGEDVETMRIQLEAARDAIQAHPTREELRAILPAGGARNAVDAALWELESRQTRTPVWALAGLEAPRPLPTTFTVGADEPAAMAAAAVAYRQARSIKVKLTGDLDLDIARVAAIRAVRPDVWLGVDANQGYQIGDLDRLATAMVDAGVALIEQPLARGREADLDGFVSPIPLAADESALTLADVDGLKGRFNVYNIKLDKCGGLTEALLIAGAAREADLGVMVGCMVCSSLGAAPGFVVGQLCDLVDLDGPTFLKQDRTPGVVYRDGTIWCDEAVWGAAR, encoded by the coding sequence ATGGCCCGCCTGAAACTCGGCATCGCCGTCGACGCCCTGCGCCTTGCGGCACCCTTCCGCATTTCCAGCCACGTGTTCGACAGACGCCTGGCCGTCCTCGTCACCTTGGATGACGGCACGCACATCGGGCGTGGCGAGGCGACCGGGGTGTACTACCTGGGCGAAGACGTGGAGACCATGCGCATCCAGCTGGAAGCGGCGCGCGATGCGATCCAGGCGCATCCCACGCGCGAGGAACTACGTGCGATCCTGCCGGCCGGCGGCGCGCGCAACGCGGTCGATGCCGCCCTGTGGGAACTGGAATCCAGGCAGACGCGAACGCCCGTGTGGGCGCTTGCAGGGCTCGAGGCACCGCGTCCACTGCCGACCACCTTCACGGTCGGCGCCGATGAGCCGGCCGCGATGGCGGCGGCCGCTGTGGCCTACCGTCAGGCGCGTTCGATCAAGGTCAAATTGACGGGCGATCTCGACCTGGACATCGCCCGCGTTGCGGCCATCCGCGCGGTACGGCCGGATGTGTGGCTGGGCGTCGACGCCAACCAGGGGTATCAGATTGGTGATCTCGACCGGCTGGCCACCGCCATGGTGGACGCCGGTGTGGCGCTGATCGAACAGCCGCTGGCCCGCGGGCGCGAAGCCGACCTCGATGGATTCGTCTCGCCGATTCCGCTGGCCGCGGACGAAAGCGCGCTCACCCTGGCCGACGTGGACGGCCTGAAGGGTCGCTTCAACGTCTACAACATCAAGCTCGACAAGTGCGGCGGCCTCACTGAGGCGCTGCTCATCGCGGGAGCCGCGCGCGAAGCGGATCTGGGCGTCATGGTCGGCTGCATGGTCTGCAGCAGCCTGGGCGCTGCGCCGGGCTTCGTGGTCGGGCAGTTGTGCGATCTCGTCGATCTGGATGGCCCTACGTTCCTCAAGCAGGACCGCACGCCCGGGGTCGTCTATCGCGACGGCACGATCTGGTGCGACGAGGCGGTCTGGGGCGCCGCACGCTGA
- a CDS encoding TolC family protein: protein MLFFSGLAIAQPAPGAAAIPALDWQQSQQRLEQVSDALAAADASVRNKQDLQDATRLLRLPEITGEVRRLQFQKTLTLPLGSLAPVAEAFGIDSPLQFTERDWRTRPVVTAVLPLYTGGLIPAAQQAAAGATDQASAERESQRQSLSVQLAQAYFGQRLAEQAVDVRRDVRDGLQRHLDDALKLEREGFATRAQRLQANVARDKAERDYQKSLNDLQTLKAALATLLRSGGEVRPVSPLFVHRAPIGALPTFEREAQARQPQIARLRALVAQAEQGVRVQQAKLKPTVFLFGQYDFRRRDEMLTDPDWAFGIGLKYTFLSPSSRPAQISAARAQQEQAEAGLREAENQVTLGVRKAWYELDTARQQFLLLDSSIEQNRENLRLQELAFREGQATSLDVIDARLGLGGAQVERAQAAYQYDVALAQLLEISGQMDRYEEFRRRGDEVIAHE from the coding sequence CTGCTGTTTTTCAGTGGCCTGGCCATCGCCCAGCCCGCCCCGGGCGCCGCCGCTATCCCCGCGCTGGACTGGCAGCAGTCCCAGCAGCGGCTGGAGCAGGTCTCCGATGCGCTGGCCGCCGCCGATGCGTCGGTGCGCAACAAACAGGACCTGCAGGACGCCACCCGCCTGTTGCGGTTGCCGGAGATCACCGGTGAAGTGCGCCGCCTGCAGTTCCAGAAGACCCTCACCCTCCCCTTGGGTTCGCTGGCCCCGGTTGCCGAAGCCTTCGGTATCGATTCGCCGCTGCAGTTCACCGAGCGCGACTGGCGTACCCGCCCGGTGGTGACCGCGGTGCTGCCGCTGTATACCGGCGGGCTGATCCCGGCGGCGCAGCAGGCGGCGGCCGGCGCGACCGACCAGGCCAGTGCCGAGCGCGAGTCGCAGCGGCAATCGCTGAGCGTGCAGCTGGCCCAGGCCTATTTTGGTCAGCGCCTTGCCGAGCAGGCCGTCGATGTGCGGCGGGATGTCCGCGATGGCCTGCAGCGCCATCTCGACGACGCCTTGAAGCTTGAGCGCGAGGGCTTTGCCACCCGCGCCCAGCGCCTGCAGGCCAACGTGGCCCGCGACAAGGCCGAGCGCGATTACCAGAAGTCGCTGAACGATCTGCAGACCCTGAAGGCAGCGCTGGCCACCCTGCTCCGCAGCGGCGGCGAGGTCCGCCCGGTGTCGCCGCTGTTCGTGCATCGCGCGCCGATCGGTGCACTGCCCACCTTCGAACGCGAGGCCCAGGCCCGGCAGCCGCAGATCGCCCGGCTGCGCGCCCTGGTGGCGCAGGCCGAACAAGGCGTGCGCGTGCAGCAGGCCAAGCTCAAACCCACCGTGTTCCTGTTCGGCCAGTACGATTTCCGCCGTCGCGACGAGATGCTGACCGATCCGGACTGGGCGTTCGGCATCGGCCTGAAGTACACCTTCCTCTCGCCCAGCTCGCGCCCGGCCCAGATCAGCGCCGCCCGCGCGCAGCAGGAGCAGGCTGAAGCCGGCCTGCGCGAGGCCGAGAACCAGGTGACGCTGGGCGTTCGCAAGGCCTGGTACGAACTGGACACCGCCCGCCAGCAGTTCCTGTTGCTGGACAGCAGCATCGAACAGAACCGTGAGAACCTGCGCCTTCAGGAGCTGGCGTTCCGCGAAGGCCAGGCGACCTCGCTGGACGTGATCGATGCACGGCTGGGGTTGGGGGGCGCGCAGGTGGAACGCGCGCAGGCCGCCTATCAATACGACGTAGCGCTGGCACAGCTGCTGGAGATCAGTGGACAGATGGACCGATACGAAGAATTCCGCCGCCGGGGCGACGAGGTGATCGCGCATGAATGA
- a CDS encoding LysR substrate-binding domain-containing protein, whose amino-acid sequence MIETRLLQQFIAVAEELHFNRAAERLHMAQPPLSQAIRRLESALGTPLFVRTHRSVALTPAGTAFLDTARRTLQSLEAGVAQTQRVAQGIEGHLTLTFINIAPYAALLQALRRFRALNPGIAFTMLEATTQEQVNALEQGRADIGFMRTPGTTTPHLRMERLLSEPICVALPAGHRLAAEPGIHLASLKEEAFVASPRSLGKGFHDQLISLCQAAGFVPDIVQQGRQMQTLIALVSAGFGIALLPASLAMEAREDVVFRPLQVDAPEEASRLDLLMAWNETRPSAIRDRLLQAVLQTRSPS is encoded by the coding sequence GTGATCGAGACCCGCCTGCTCCAACAGTTCATCGCGGTCGCCGAGGAACTGCATTTCAATCGCGCTGCCGAGCGGCTGCACATGGCGCAGCCGCCGCTGAGCCAGGCCATCCGCAGGCTCGAAAGCGCCTTGGGCACGCCGCTGTTCGTGCGGACGCACCGCAGCGTAGCGTTGACGCCGGCCGGAACCGCATTTCTCGATACCGCCCGCCGCACCCTGCAGTCGCTGGAAGCGGGCGTGGCGCAAACGCAGCGGGTGGCCCAGGGCATCGAGGGCCATCTGACCCTGACCTTCATCAACATCGCCCCGTATGCCGCGTTGCTTCAGGCACTGCGCCGGTTTCGAGCGCTCAACCCGGGCATAGCCTTCACGATGCTGGAGGCCACCACCCAGGAGCAGGTAAACGCGCTGGAACAGGGCAGGGCGGATATTGGCTTCATGCGCACGCCGGGCACCACGACGCCGCACCTGCGCATGGAGCGCCTGTTGAGCGAACCGATCTGCGTGGCGCTGCCGGCCGGCCACCGCCTTGCCGCGGAACCGGGCATCCACCTTGCGTCGCTGAAGGAGGAGGCGTTCGTCGCCTCGCCACGGTCACTCGGCAAAGGATTTCATGACCAGCTGATCAGCCTGTGCCAGGCCGCCGGGTTCGTGCCCGATATCGTGCAGCAGGGCCGGCAGATGCAGACCCTGATCGCGCTGGTGTCCGCCGGCTTCGGTATCGCGTTGCTCCCCGCTTCGCTGGCGATGGAAGCCCGCGAGGATGTGGTGTTCCGGCCGCTTCAGGTGGATGCGCCGGAGGAAGCGTCACGGCTGGACCTGTTGATGGCGTGGAACGAAACCCGGCCGTCAGCGATCCGCGACCGCTTGCTACAGGCAGTCCTGCAGACCCGTTCTCCATCCTGA
- a CDS encoding D-aminoacylase encodes MKRTLLWAGVSMLFAAHAAAADYDLVIRGGRVLDGAGNPWVRADVAVKDGRVARVGQVPGTGTREIDARGRYVSPGFIDMMDQSGAALLKDGAAENKLRMGVTTLIGGEGGPPVPAAGMPGYFKQLETQGIAVNFGTYYSSTQARVHVMGDAAGAPTRKQLDAMGEQVKIAMEAGAFGISSALIYAPSSFQSTSDLISLAKVAAQCDGFYATHMRDESEGVVKAIEEAIEIGEKGGVKVEIFHLKAAYAPEWGKLMPQALATINAARDRGVDVAADLYPYTAGGTGLEIIAPSWVWADGLEKGIERVRDPKVRERMKKEVAAGSMPGWSNLVHASGGFQNVRLANSFSDKYRHFHGRTLAEIGAELILDPADAAWDIALEGLPNRAVALYFMISEQDVQLALRQPWVSIGSDAAAAVNYGSEGAIGLPHPRAYGTFPRIIAEYVKRNQVLTLEDAVRKMTGWPAQRMGLSDRGLIREGMRADIVLFDLDTLDDVASWDAPAGAPTGIETVIVNGVVSFEGGRHTGARAGSALRHACHTR; translated from the coding sequence ATGAAGCGCACTCTGCTCTGGGCCGGTGTGTCGATGCTGTTCGCCGCCCATGCGGCTGCTGCCGACTATGACCTGGTGATCCGTGGCGGCCGCGTACTGGACGGTGCCGGCAACCCCTGGGTCCGTGCCGATGTGGCGGTCAAGGACGGGCGGGTCGCACGGGTCGGCCAGGTGCCGGGGACCGGCACCCGCGAGATCGACGCGCGCGGGCGGTATGTGTCGCCGGGCTTCATCGACATGATGGACCAGTCCGGCGCGGCGCTGCTCAAGGATGGCGCCGCGGAGAACAAGCTCCGCATGGGCGTGACCACGCTGATCGGCGGCGAGGGCGGACCGCCGGTGCCTGCGGCGGGCATGCCGGGATACTTCAAGCAGCTGGAGACGCAGGGCATCGCGGTCAACTTCGGCACCTACTACTCCTCTACCCAGGCCCGCGTGCATGTCATGGGCGATGCCGCCGGTGCCCCGACCCGCAAGCAGCTGGATGCCATGGGCGAGCAGGTCAAGATCGCGATGGAGGCCGGTGCGTTCGGTATCTCCAGCGCGTTGATCTATGCGCCCAGCAGCTTCCAGAGCACCTCGGATCTCATTTCGCTGGCCAAGGTGGCCGCGCAATGCGATGGCTTCTACGCCACCCATATGCGTGACGAAAGCGAGGGCGTGGTCAAGGCGATCGAAGAAGCGATCGAGATCGGTGAAAAGGGCGGCGTGAAGGTGGAGATCTTCCACTTGAAGGCGGCCTATGCACCGGAGTGGGGCAAGCTGATGCCGCAGGCGCTGGCCACGATCAATGCGGCGCGCGACCGCGGTGTCGATGTCGCCGCGGATCTGTACCCATATACCGCCGGCGGCACCGGGCTGGAGATCATCGCGCCGAGCTGGGTCTGGGCCGATGGGCTCGAGAAGGGCATCGAGCGCGTGCGCGATCCGAAGGTACGCGAACGCATGAAGAAGGAAGTCGCCGCTGGATCGATGCCCGGCTGGTCGAACCTGGTGCACGCCTCGGGCGGTTTCCAGAACGTGCGCCTGGCCAACAGCTTCAGTGACAAGTACCGGCACTTCCACGGCAGGACGCTCGCCGAGATCGGTGCCGAACTGATTCTGGACCCGGCCGATGCGGCCTGGGATATCGCGCTCGAAGGGCTGCCCAACCGCGCGGTCGCGCTGTATTTCATGATCAGCGAGCAGGATGTGCAGCTCGCGCTGCGCCAGCCCTGGGTCAGCATCGGCAGTGATGCCGCGGCGGCGGTGAACTACGGCAGCGAAGGTGCCATCGGCCTGCCGCACCCGCGCGCCTACGGCACCTTCCCGCGGATCATCGCCGAGTATGTGAAGCGGAACCAGGTGCTGACGCTGGAGGATGCCGTCCGCAAAATGACCGGCTGGCCCGCGCAGCGGATGGGCTTGAGCGACCGCGGGCTGATCCGTGAGGGCATGCGCGCGGACATCGTGCTGTTCGATCTGGACACGCTGGACGATGTGGCGAGCTGGGATGCACCGGCCGGCGCGCCGACCGGCATCGAGACCGTCATCGTCAACGGCGTGGTGAGTTTCGAGGGTGGCAGGCACACCGGCGCCCGGGCGGGCTCGGCGCTGCGCCACGCCTGCCACACGCGCTGA
- a CDS encoding MFS transporter: MPAAIYVFSLCAFAFGLSEFVVAGVLTAIADDLGAQISLVGTAIAAYALGAAIGAPLITALVAHWRDRQILLLATALLALGSLLMSASPNLVTLLVIRFVVGLGHGVFMAVASDAATRLVDPQRSGRALSVVWIGLTLALAFGVPIGTWLGSAWSWRVVFMAIGVLSVAGMLGLALCMPEHAGSTRSRGGAWKGVKAITHPQLLTTAGIGALVSVATFSFFTFVSPYLQQITAVDVQWLSLGMLLFGTCAIAGNLLGGWLGDAMDGDRSLRLALIALALNLIGLYGFARIPALMMLLVGTLGICFFSIVTLLTLRLLRQAQQLIPAYSSVAAGLNIASFNLGTALGGALGSLTISYATLASVPLTGAVAAVLAAVVLYLQKRRMRAPAASTG; this comes from the coding sequence ATGCCTGCTGCCATCTACGTGTTCTCGCTGTGCGCCTTTGCGTTCGGTCTGTCCGAATTCGTCGTCGCCGGCGTATTGACCGCCATTGCCGACGACCTTGGCGCGCAGATTTCTCTCGTCGGGACGGCCATCGCCGCCTATGCCTTGGGCGCTGCCATCGGTGCACCGCTCATCACCGCACTGGTCGCCCATTGGCGGGACCGGCAGATCCTGCTGCTGGCCACTGCGTTGCTGGCGTTGGGCAGCCTGCTGATGAGCGCCTCGCCCAACCTGGTCACCCTGCTGGTCATTCGGTTTGTGGTCGGCCTCGGCCACGGTGTGTTCATGGCGGTAGCCTCGGACGCCGCGACCCGGCTGGTGGACCCGCAGCGGTCCGGTCGGGCGTTGTCAGTGGTGTGGATCGGATTGACGCTCGCGCTGGCCTTCGGCGTGCCGATCGGGACCTGGCTGGGCAGCGCGTGGTCGTGGCGCGTGGTCTTCATGGCGATCGGCGTGCTCAGTGTGGCCGGCATGCTCGGGCTGGCACTGTGCATGCCCGAGCATGCCGGCTCCACCCGATCCCGGGGCGGTGCGTGGAAGGGCGTGAAGGCCATCACCCATCCGCAGCTGCTGACGACGGCCGGCATCGGCGCGCTGGTCAGTGTCGCCACGTTCTCGTTCTTCACCTTCGTCTCGCCCTATCTGCAGCAGATCACCGCTGTGGATGTGCAGTGGCTGAGCCTGGGGATGCTGCTGTTCGGCACCTGCGCGATCGCAGGCAATCTGCTCGGGGGATGGCTGGGCGATGCGATGGACGGGGATCGCAGCCTCCGGCTGGCGTTGATCGCGCTGGCGTTGAACCTGATCGGGCTCTACGGCTTCGCACGTATCCCAGCCTTGATGATGCTCCTGGTCGGCACGCTGGGCATCTGCTTCTTCTCGATCGTGACGCTGCTGACCCTGCGTCTGCTCAGGCAGGCCCAACAGCTCATCCCCGCATACAGCTCTGTGGCCGCGGGGTTGAACATTGCCTCGTTCAACCTTGGAACCGCGCTGGGCGGTGCCTTGGGCAGCCTCACGATCAGCTACGCGACGCTGGCCTCGGTACCGCTGACAGGCGCCGTGGCCGCGGTGCTGGCGGCGGTCGTGTTGTATCTGCAGAAGCGACGGATGCGCGCGCCGGCAGCCTCAACCGGCTGA